TTGACGATCCGCGTATAAAGGCCACTTTCTCCGCTCATAATGCCGGAATGATCTTTACGAAAAACAAGGGCATCGATCTGGCGGAAGGGAGATACATTGCCATTATTAATTCTGATGACGCCTACATGCCGGATAAACTTCAGAAACAGGTTGACTTTTTGAACAGTCACCCGGGATATGGCGCGGTCTTTACCGATGCTCAGATAATTGATGACGACGGTCTAGCCTTTACTGACAAAAACCATTTCTATTTCAGCATTTTCACTCAACCCAATCGAAGCCGTTACGAATGGCTGCGCCGTTTTTTCTATGAGGGCAACTGTATTTGTTTACCCAGTGTCATGATCCGCCGTGAATGTTATGACGTGGTCGGAAGGCCCGATTCAAGGCTGCATCAACTGCCTGATCTTGATCTCTGGGTAAGACTCTGTTTCAAATACGATATACATATCATGGAGGAAAAACTCACACAATTCAGGGTCCGTGACAATGAAGCCAATGCCAGCGGCAACCGGCAGGAATCAAGGCAGCGCACGGTCTGGGAATATCGTAAAATCCTGAATCATTACCTCGGCATCCATGATGAAAATGAACTTCTGAGGATATTCCCGGAAGCAGCCGAATTTACAGGTCCTTATAGTCTGACGAATGACCTGATTCCATATGTTCTCGCCCGGCTGGCTCTTAAGAGAAACACCCCTTTGTTGAATTCCTTTGCTATGGATGTCCTATTTGATCTTCTGGGTGATCCGGGACGTGCCGAACGCATACATGCCCGTTTCGGATTCGGATACAAGGATTTCATTGAACTGACCGGGTCAAGTACCACTCTCATGGCCGAGTCAACTTATAATGCCAAGGATTTACATACAGGTGCAGGATTATCGCAAAACCTTTTTATCCGGACGATCGGGACGATGAAAAGGGCAATGAATGAACGATTGAGTGTCTATTTTAAAAACAGGAGATTGCCATCATGAGCTGCGACTATCCCATGGAACCCTATCCGA
The nucleotide sequence above comes from Desulfomonilia bacterium. Encoded proteins:
- a CDS encoding NeuD/PglB/VioB family sugar acetyltransferase; translated protein: MMRDNENKIRVILVGGGKLAGLIYSVFKDRYDFIGYVDDVFRCAYVESTYGLNNLGTSDDLPQLAESGALAVVAIMDVAARRKYGDLLKKAGFTLASLIAETAIVSADAILGQGCIIRHNAVVSPQVRLGDNTVVSDGVYVGHDSIIGENVYIAPGVNINGSVTINKNTFVGTGAVILPHVKVGEDCIIGASSCVHKDVPDGTTVSGVPAKSMASRRRAPEVSVIMAAYNHEKYVAHSINSVLSQTYKDFEFIIIDDGSNDGTAQEIARFDDPRIKATFSAHNAGMIFTKNKGIDLAEGRYIAIINSDDAYMPDKLQKQVDFLNSHPGYGAVFTDAQIIDDDGLAFTDKNHFYFSIFTQPNRSRYEWLRRFFYEGNCICLPSVMIRRECYDVVGRPDSRLHQLPDLDLWVRLCFKYDIHIMEEKLTQFRVRDNEANASGNRQESRQRTVWEYRKILNHYLGIHDENELLRIFPEAAEFTGPYSLTNDLIPYVLARLALKRNTPLLNSFAMDVLFDLLGDPGRAERIHARFGFGYKDFIELTGSSTTLMAESTYNAKDLHTGAGLSQNLFIRTIGTMKRAMNERLSVYFKNRRLPS